A genome region from Nocardia sp. NBC_00565 includes the following:
- a CDS encoding M20 family metallopeptidase, which translates to MTDSIDTLIGGLDRLLPEDELVHIATELAAVPSFTGHETELAIHIRKLLANNSIRAFEQEVRPGRRQTIGLLGDQDTAPALMLNGHLDMDPLGREHPDDPFTAQRRGDQLFGAGLHNMKSGLAAMLGAAIAVRRSGIPLRRPLLLEFVVGELQGGVGTKYALASGLTADAAVVPEPYSVRRVITRTAGVHKFAVVVRGHTAHTSRFDEGVDAIAVLRRVLDLLDETDLGLRDAAFPPLPRVQVAGLLAGRGESHDLSGISYLADKATALIDLRYPPPYEPEDVAAAIDAVLEHLRPRFPEAQIDVEHPIDPQFRVGGTDMPPMDMSPDCRLVRDIAELLPRVSDFDVEETGLALPYSYCGNDTTHLSRAGIECCLFGPRGTTPDTEHHVLISEMAACARTLAALAVRRCA; encoded by the coding sequence GTGACTGACTCGATCGACACATTGATCGGCGGACTGGACCGCTTGCTCCCCGAGGACGAGCTCGTGCACATCGCCACCGAACTCGCCGCTGTCCCCTCGTTCACCGGGCACGAGACGGAGTTGGCGATCCATATCCGGAAACTACTCGCGAACAACAGTATTCGAGCCTTCGAACAAGAAGTGCGGCCCGGACGACGCCAGACGATCGGACTGCTCGGCGACCAGGACACTGCGCCGGCGCTCATGCTCAACGGGCACTTGGATATGGATCCGTTGGGGCGCGAACACCCGGACGACCCGTTCACGGCACAGCGTCGGGGCGATCAGCTGTTCGGGGCCGGTCTGCACAATATGAAGAGCGGCCTCGCCGCCATGCTCGGTGCGGCGATCGCCGTGCGCCGCAGCGGAATTCCGCTGCGTCGGCCCTTGCTGCTCGAGTTCGTGGTCGGCGAACTCCAGGGTGGCGTCGGTACGAAATACGCGCTGGCAAGCGGGCTGACGGCCGACGCCGCCGTGGTCCCGGAGCCCTATTCGGTTCGTCGAGTCATCACCCGTACCGCGGGGGTGCACAAGTTCGCCGTGGTCGTCCGGGGTCACACCGCCCACACCAGCCGATTCGACGAGGGCGTCGATGCGATCGCGGTACTGCGCAGGGTGCTCGATCTCCTCGACGAGACCGATCTCGGCTTGCGCGATGCCGCCTTTCCGCCGCTACCTCGGGTGCAGGTGGCCGGCCTGCTCGCGGGACGTGGTGAGTCGCATGATCTTTCGGGTATTTCCTACCTCGCCGACAAGGCAACGGCGCTCATCGATCTACGTTATCCACCGCCTTACGAACCCGAGGATGTCGCCGCGGCCATCGACGCTGTCCTCGAGCACCTCCGCCCACGATTCCCCGAGGCCCAGATCGACGTGGAGCATCCGATCGACCCACAGTTCCGCGTCGGCGGCACCGATATGCCGCCGATGGACATGTCGCCCGACTGCCGGCTGGTGCGCGATATCGCCGAACTACTGCCCCGGGTCTCGGATTTCGACGTCGAGGAGACCGGACTGGCGCTGCCGTATTCGTACTGTGGCAACGACACCACCCACCTCAGCCGGGCGGGCATCGAATGCTGTCTGTTCGGACCGCGCGGCACCACCCCCGATACCGAACATCACGTACTGATCAGTGAAATGGCCGCCTGTGCCCGCACGCTGGCCGCCTTGGCGGTTCGCCGCTGCGCGTGA
- a CDS encoding tetratricopeptide repeat protein — protein sequence MDRAGRKAGPRPAGTVSAEDRRRLRDRLADLGLTDHQLLEPFAAELRQRGYRPRAAWRYANELTQGMVAERYNELTDNAKAAMKASRISEYEAWPFTRDGVILDGEPQRPYGVRPTVRVLKNLATIYGTTWDQLVDVADLAHMPEHERLEYHQALARRSIGRLPVPAGGDLPAEVPHFTGRDGPKSQLHDRVTDHLRSGAVAVHVIDGLTGIGKTALARYAVAAFGRHYPDGTIWVDLHGYTLGRDPREPIDVLEQLLLQVGVARETIEMDLAGRANRWRTTMSERRMLIVFDNVLDTAQVKDLLPQAPGCFVLITSRSKLTGLAGAAPLRLEVMEWDEAEELLVKLGNLRDGYDKRAVRQILETAGRLPLAIRLIGGQIAHHGADMLADSAADIANLTARMKEAAVYRRSADSAAEHLFDQFAAEDESLAAAFEMSYQRLQDPEQQRAVRLLGWFPGPEITAEAMATMASVPLGDGMMVVRRLFEAGFLDPASGGPGGRRYRMHDLTRWCARMHAEREDSPAEHAAVIDRLVHESLAVARRASTHQIFDPAGSEHLWNPSEDATQARAWLTREREMLQGCVQAAEPSTDAAELARRLASHLSGTGQWSLAHRLFGRALTIAGQVRDRGAESWALVGRGRVDRLMGHHEAASAGFEQAVAIARELGDRHTEVAVLCELGQAVRSTGDHARARDYFDQALELARAIGNRPTECDALQGRAQVARAASDYRTARLTSEEALRIADDIGDPVRVATAQWGLAEVIRRLGEQTEAKDLYSKALGIAKDMNHRKLEGDALRGLGHIERLVGEQVTARRYFEEALSIARHIHDRYGEGWTLWGLGNIARKAGDYEKARRMFQQAYDIAVEIDDPFSQVDTLRGLGHIERHFGEYRDAQRYYEDSQHVARRIGDPLGQADALRGRATVAVKTGQAQLAEQLLSQALVLYESTGVRHGEQIASEIRMRSD from the coding sequence ATGGATCGAGCAGGCCGCAAGGCCGGCCCACGTCCCGCAGGCACCGTCAGCGCAGAGGATCGACGACGCCTGCGAGATCGTCTGGCCGATCTCGGATTGACGGATCATCAACTGCTGGAACCGTTTGCCGCGGAACTGCGTCAGCGCGGATATCGTCCGCGAGCCGCGTGGCGCTATGCCAACGAGCTCACCCAGGGCATGGTCGCCGAGCGTTACAACGAACTCACCGACAATGCCAAGGCGGCGATGAAGGCGAGCCGGATTTCCGAATACGAGGCGTGGCCCTTCACCCGCGACGGCGTCATCCTCGACGGCGAACCGCAGCGTCCCTACGGCGTGCGCCCGACGGTCCGCGTCCTCAAGAATCTCGCCACCATCTACGGCACCACCTGGGACCAACTCGTCGACGTCGCGGATCTCGCGCATATGCCCGAACACGAACGGCTGGAGTACCACCAAGCGCTCGCCCGCCGTTCCATCGGCCGACTGCCGGTGCCCGCGGGCGGCGACCTGCCCGCCGAGGTGCCGCATTTCACCGGTCGCGACGGCCCGAAGTCCCAATTGCACGACCGGGTAACCGATCACCTGCGCAGCGGCGCGGTTGCCGTCCACGTCATCGACGGACTGACCGGTATCGGCAAGACCGCCTTGGCCCGCTACGCGGTCGCGGCCTTCGGTCGCCACTATCCCGACGGCACGATCTGGGTCGACCTGCACGGCTACACCCTCGGCCGCGATCCACGCGAACCCATCGATGTGCTCGAGCAACTACTGCTACAGGTCGGCGTCGCTCGCGAAACCATCGAGATGGACCTGGCCGGGCGCGCGAACCGTTGGCGCACAACGATGAGCGAACGCCGCATGCTGATCGTGTTCGACAACGTCCTGGACACCGCACAGGTGAAAGACCTGCTCCCACAGGCACCCGGCTGCTTCGTCCTGATCACCAGCCGCAGCAAACTCACCGGCCTCGCCGGTGCCGCGCCACTGCGGCTGGAGGTGATGGAGTGGGACGAAGCCGAGGAGCTGCTGGTCAAACTAGGCAACCTCCGCGATGGCTATGACAAACGCGCGGTCCGCCAGATCTTGGAAACGGCGGGCCGACTTCCCTTGGCGATCCGGCTGATCGGCGGCCAGATCGCCCACCACGGTGCGGACATGCTGGCCGACAGCGCGGCCGATATCGCGAATCTGACCGCGCGGATGAAAGAGGCCGCGGTGTACCGGCGCTCGGCCGACTCGGCCGCCGAACACCTCTTCGATCAATTCGCGGCCGAGGACGAGTCACTGGCCGCGGCCTTCGAGATGTCCTATCAGCGCCTGCAGGATCCCGAACAACAACGGGCGGTGCGTCTGCTGGGTTGGTTCCCGGGGCCGGAGATCACCGCCGAAGCCATGGCGACGATGGCTTCGGTGCCGCTGGGCGACGGAATGATGGTGGTGCGCAGGCTTTTCGAGGCCGGGTTTCTGGATCCGGCCTCCGGCGGGCCGGGTGGCCGGCGCTATCGGATGCACGATCTCACGCGATGGTGCGCGCGGATGCACGCCGAGCGCGAGGATTCGCCCGCGGAGCACGCGGCGGTGATCGATCGGCTCGTCCACGAAAGTCTCGCGGTGGCCCGCCGGGCGAGCACCCATCAGATCTTCGATCCCGCTGGCAGCGAACATCTCTGGAATCCATCCGAGGACGCCACACAGGCGCGCGCCTGGCTCACGCGCGAACGCGAAATGCTGCAGGGCTGTGTGCAGGCCGCCGAACCATCCACGGACGCAGCGGAATTGGCGCGTCGGCTGGCATCGCATCTGTCCGGCACCGGACAGTGGTCACTGGCCCATCGACTCTTCGGACGAGCGTTGACCATCGCCGGACAGGTCCGCGACCGCGGCGCCGAATCCTGGGCGCTGGTGGGGCGCGGCCGAGTCGACCGGCTGATGGGACATCATGAGGCGGCGAGCGCGGGTTTCGAACAGGCCGTGGCCATCGCCCGCGAGTTGGGCGACCGGCATACCGAGGTCGCCGTACTGTGCGAACTCGGCCAAGCCGTCCGAAGTACCGGCGATCACGCGCGGGCGCGCGACTACTTCGATCAGGCACTAGAGCTGGCCAGAGCGATCGGCAATCGGCCAACCGAATGCGATGCACTACAGGGGCGCGCGCAGGTGGCCCGGGCGGCCTCCGACTATCGAACCGCTCGCCTCACCTCGGAGGAGGCGCTGCGCATCGCGGACGATATCGGCGACCCGGTTCGTGTGGCTACCGCACAATGGGGCCTGGCCGAGGTCATCCGCCGACTCGGTGAGCAGACCGAGGCCAAGGACCTGTACAGCAAGGCGCTCGGTATCGCGAAGGATATGAACCATCGGAAGTTGGAAGGTGACGCGCTGCGCGGGCTCGGCCATATCGAAAGGCTGGTGGGAGAACAGGTTACGGCGCGGCGATACTTCGAGGAAGCGTTGTCGATCGCCCGCCACATCCACGACAGGTACGGCGAGGGGTGGACCCTGTGGGGGCTGGGCAATATCGCGCGCAAGGCCGGGGACTACGAGAAGGCCCGCCGCATGTTCCAGCAGGCATACGATATCGCGGTCGAGATCGATGACCCGTTCAGCCAGGTGGATACGCTGCGCGGGCTCGGGCATATCGAACGGCACTTCGGCGAATACCGGGACGCGCAACGGTATTACGAGGATTCCCAGCACGTCGCCCGGCGGATCGGTGATCCGCTGGGCCAGGCCGATGCGCTGCGCGGCCGGGCCACGGTCGCGGTCAAGACCGGGCAGGCGCAACTGGCCGAGCAGTTGTTGTCCCAGGCGCTGGTGCTCTATGAGAGCACCGGTGTGCGACACGGCGAACAGATCGCCTCCGAAATCCGAATGCGCAGTGACTGA
- a CDS encoding 8-oxoguanine deaminase, whose product MTTTTVIDGCAVATVDPNGTEYRRGYVTVTGNRITAVGAGDAPDPGTDAHRIDGRGCLLTPGLVNTHHHLYQWITRGLAADNTLFEWLTTLYPIWAGIDEEAVRVAATGALSSLARTGCTTTTDHHYVFPRAGGDLLGAEITAAADVGLRFHPCRGSMDLGQSSGGLPPDDVVETLDAILTASADAVARWHDPSFDSMLRIALAPCSPFSVSTDLLRESAVLARDLGVRLHTHLAETTDEQEFCAEKFGCTPAQYLEQLGWLGSDVWYAHGIYLDDDAIATMAKTGTGVAHCPTSNARIGAGIARTADLIAAGVPVGLGVDGAASNESSSMIEEPRNALLYARAKGGPRAISTRMALALATIGGARVLGRDAEIGSIEPGKLADLALWRLDTPAHAGIDDPVAALILGSAPPLAALIVNGREVVRDGEVRTVDEEKVGGEVARAQAALVAKAG is encoded by the coding sequence ATGACGACAACGACGGTTATCGACGGGTGCGCCGTGGCGACCGTCGACCCGAACGGCACCGAGTACCGGCGCGGCTATGTGACGGTTACCGGGAACCGGATCACCGCGGTCGGTGCGGGCGACGCGCCCGATCCCGGTACGGATGCGCACCGCATCGACGGTCGCGGCTGCCTGCTCACGCCGGGCCTGGTGAACACCCACCACCATCTCTATCAATGGATCACCCGGGGTCTGGCGGCGGACAACACGCTGTTCGAATGGCTCACCACGCTCTATCCGATCTGGGCGGGTATCGACGAGGAGGCGGTGCGGGTCGCCGCGACCGGTGCGCTCAGTTCGCTGGCGCGCACCGGCTGCACCACGACCACCGATCACCATTACGTCTTCCCGCGCGCGGGTGGCGATCTGCTCGGCGCGGAGATCACCGCGGCGGCCGATGTCGGATTGCGCTTCCATCCGTGCCGCGGCTCGATGGATCTGGGGCAGAGTTCGGGTGGGCTGCCGCCCGACGATGTGGTGGAGACCCTCGACGCCATCCTCACCGCGAGCGCGGATGCCGTTGCGCGCTGGCATGATCCGTCCTTCGATTCGATGTTGCGGATCGCGCTGGCACCCTGCTCACCGTTCTCGGTGAGCACCGATCTGCTGCGTGAATCCGCGGTGCTGGCACGCGATCTCGGCGTCCGTCTGCATACGCACCTGGCCGAGACGACCGACGAGCAGGAGTTCTGCGCGGAGAAATTCGGGTGCACACCAGCGCAGTACCTGGAGCAGCTCGGCTGGCTCGGCTCGGACGTCTGGTACGCGCACGGCATCTACCTGGACGACGACGCCATCGCCACCATGGCGAAAACCGGTACCGGAGTGGCACATTGCCCGACCTCCAATGCCAGGATCGGCGCGGGCATCGCGCGGACCGCGGATCTGATCGCCGCCGGAGTTCCGGTCGGCCTCGGTGTGGACGGCGCGGCGAGCAATGAGTCCAGTTCGATGATCGAGGAGCCGCGCAATGCGCTGCTCTACGCGCGCGCAAAGGGCGGACCACGTGCGATCAGCACCCGAATGGCCTTGGCGCTGGCCACTATTGGCGGTGCGCGGGTACTCGGACGGGATGCCGAGATCGGTTCGATCGAACCGGGCAAGCTGGCCGATCTCGCATTGTGGCGGCTCGATACGCCCGCACACGCGGGCATCGATGACCCGGTGGCCGCGCTGATTCTCGGCTCGGCGCCGCCGCTGGCCGCACTGATCGTCAATGGGCGCGAGGTGGTTCGCGATGGCGAGGTGCGCACGGTCGACGAGGAGAAGGTCGGCGGCGAGGTCGCTCGGGCACAGGCGGCACTGGTCGCGAAGGCCGGATAA
- the pucL gene encoding factor-independent urate hydroxylase: MMELTGPIMLSDNRYGKAENRIVRIYRDDARHEIRDVNVSTVLRGDFADAYVSGDQSKVLPTDTQKQTAYAYAKKPGLQPIEDYALALAAHFVDETAPVDSARIEVDEYAWQRVTVDGSEHDYTWVRQGPEVRTATVTVAGKGDAQRAWVIGGVKDLVILKSTGSEFADFLSDEFTVLAPTHDRMLATSLVVQWRFATTIGVDWDAVYSGVRQQMVEVFATQHSKALQQTLFEMGKAALEAYPVLAEIRLAAPNKHHFDYDLGRFGIENHGEVYHAADRPYGLIHATVQREDAPEAGPAWIP; this comes from the coding sequence ATTATGGAGCTGACCGGGCCGATCATGCTGTCGGACAACCGATACGGCAAGGCGGAGAACCGCATCGTCCGGATCTACCGGGACGACGCGCGCCACGAAATCCGCGATGTGAACGTATCCACGGTGCTGCGCGGCGATTTCGCCGATGCCTATGTCTCCGGTGATCAGTCGAAGGTGCTGCCCACCGATACCCAGAAGCAGACCGCCTACGCGTATGCGAAAAAGCCGGGTCTGCAACCGATCGAGGACTACGCGCTGGCGCTGGCCGCGCATTTCGTCGACGAGACCGCACCGGTCGACAGCGCGCGCATCGAGGTCGACGAGTATGCCTGGCAGCGGGTCACCGTCGATGGCAGCGAGCACGACTACACCTGGGTGCGGCAAGGGCCCGAGGTGCGGACCGCGACGGTCACTGTCGCGGGTAAGGGTGACGCGCAGCGCGCCTGGGTCATCGGCGGGGTCAAGGATCTGGTGATCCTCAAATCGACCGGCTCGGAGTTCGCCGACTTCCTCTCCGACGAATTCACCGTGCTCGCGCCGACACACGACCGGATGCTCGCGACCTCCCTCGTCGTACAGTGGCGCTTCGCCACCACGATCGGGGTGGATTGGGACGCGGTGTACTCCGGTGTCCGGCAGCAGATGGTCGAGGTCTTCGCGACGCAGCACTCGAAGGCCCTGCAACAAACACTGTTCGAAATGGGCAAGGCCGCGCTCGAGGCGTATCCGGTGCTCGCCGAGATCCGGCTGGCCGCGCCGAACAAGCATCACTTCGACTACGACCTGGGCAGATTCGGTATCGAGAATCACGGCGAGGTGTACCACGCCGCCGACCGGCCCTACGGACTCATTCACGCCACCGTGCAGCGCGAAGATGCACCGGAAGCCGGGCCGGCATGGATACCGTAG
- the uraH gene encoding hydroxyisourate hydrolase codes for MSSLSTHVLDAVAGAPATGIAVTLYRDAEVLGAGTTDTDGRIAALGAALPPGTYRLVFDTGAYFAQRAVEAFYPEVSVTFVVIEERHYHVPLLLSPFAFSTYRGS; via the coding sequence ATGAGTTCGTTGAGTACGCATGTGCTCGACGCCGTCGCGGGTGCGCCCGCAACCGGTATCGCGGTGACGCTGTATCGAGACGCCGAGGTGCTCGGTGCGGGGACCACCGATACCGACGGCCGCATCGCCGCGCTCGGTGCAGCACTGCCGCCGGGAACGTATCGGCTGGTGTTCGACACCGGCGCTTACTTCGCGCAGCGCGCAGTCGAAGCCTTCTACCCCGAGGTCTCCGTCACGTTCGTCGTCATCGAGGAGCGGCACTACCACGTCCCATTGTTGTTGTCGCCCTTCGCCTTTTCCACCTATCGAGGAAGCTGA
- the uraD gene encoding 2-oxo-4-hydroxy-4-carboxy-5-ureidoimidazoline decarboxylase: MTYDGLGLAGFDALPETAAVESLLACCTSPAWARSLVAGRPYPSVEALCEAADAVLAELDEEEIDRALDGHPRIGARPDTAASAREQAGVAGAADTVRVALAEGNLAYEEKFGHIYLVCATGKSGDELLELLTARLGNDPETERRVMRTELAKINRIRLGRLLGDPA; this comes from the coding sequence ATGACATACGACGGGCTCGGCCTCGCCGGATTCGACGCGCTGCCCGAGACGGCGGCCGTCGAGTCCCTGCTCGCCTGTTGCACCTCCCCGGCCTGGGCTCGGTCACTTGTCGCTGGACGGCCGTACCCCAGTGTCGAGGCCCTGTGCGAAGCCGCCGATGCGGTGCTGGCCGAATTGGACGAGGAAGAGATCGATCGCGCGCTCGACGGACATCCGCGCATCGGCGCACGGCCTGATACCGCGGCCTCGGCGCGCGAGCAGGCCGGAGTGGCCGGGGCCGCGGATACGGTGCGGGTGGCGCTGGCCGAGGGCAATCTGGCCTACGAGGAGAAGTTCGGCCACATCTACCTGGTGTGCGCGACCGGTAAGTCCGGAGACGAGCTGCTCGAACTACTCACCGCCCGGCTCGGCAATGATCCCGAGACCGAAAGGCGGGTTATGCGAACGGAATTGGCGAAGATCAATCGGATTCGGCTGGGGCGACTGCTGGGTGATCCGGCATGA
- a CDS encoding nucleotidyltransferase family protein codes for MAVSHSEALDPAGPPCAGIVLAAGAGTRYGMPKALAEGGAWLRAAVTALRDGGCDPVIVVLGATGPSPAAVDLPDGVEHVWAADWATGLGASLRAGLRAVARTPAQYVAIMPVDTPDVGADVVARVTAAAFASPTGLARAVFRATPGHPVAMSDKHWTSVYQAAVRDSGARTYLTGNDDMVCVTCDDLATGDDRDFPATPHG; via the coding sequence ATGGCTGTTTCCCACAGCGAAGCTCTCGACCCGGCCGGGCCCCCTTGCGCGGGCATCGTCTTGGCCGCGGGCGCGGGCACCCGCTACGGAATGCCCAAGGCCCTGGCCGAAGGCGGCGCCTGGCTGCGCGCCGCGGTGACCGCGCTGCGCGATGGCGGCTGCGATCCGGTGATCGTGGTACTCGGCGCGACCGGACCGTCCCCGGCGGCCGTCGATCTCCCCGACGGCGTCGAGCATGTGTGGGCGGCGGATTGGGCGACCGGGCTCGGCGCATCGCTGCGCGCGGGATTGCGGGCCGTTGCGCGGACCCCGGCCCAGTACGTCGCGATCATGCCGGTCGATACCCCCGATGTCGGCGCGGATGTCGTCGCCCGCGTCACCGCCGCCGCCTTCGCCTCGCCTACCGGCTTGGCGCGGGCTGTGTTCCGCGCCACACCCGGACATCCGGTTGCGATGTCGGATAAGCATTGGACCTCGGTATATCAAGCAGCTGTAAGAGATTCGGGCGCACGCACCTATTTGACAGGGAATGACGATATGGTGTGCGTCACGTGCGACGATTTGGCGACAGGCGATGATCGTGACTTCCCGGCCACGCCGCACGGGTGA
- a CDS encoding XdhC family protein, which yields MRDIVDDLLRVWHSGRTGGLATVVRTVGSGPLPAGTSILVDVNGAVYGSVLGGTVETTVIEAATEAARTGRRGLHRFGVPPGEPGLDSGGMLDVFVEPFSRRDFPEFPTVAAEIAAHRRVTVFTVVWNPDPDLIGQHLVTPKRHATELVALPDSDVFVASFPPPPRLIIFGANAFAAALTVQAKLLGYRVTVCDSRDTFATAEAFPGAHVVVDWPHRYLNTLSAAGEIDSSTAIVVLGHDPRFEIPLLTVALRLPELGYLAANGSWSAHTRRIEDLKAGGFDDATLARLHSPAGLDIGARTAPEVAVSIVAELLAARSGGTGRQVAVGSETTPEVGEFSTKASVAL from the coding sequence ATGCGCGACATCGTCGACGACCTATTGCGGGTGTGGCATTCTGGCCGGACCGGAGGCCTGGCCACCGTCGTGCGCACCGTGGGTTCGGGGCCGCTCCCGGCCGGCACATCGATCCTGGTGGACGTCAATGGCGCGGTCTACGGATCGGTCCTCGGCGGCACTGTGGAAACGACCGTGATCGAGGCCGCCACCGAGGCCGCGCGCACTGGTAGACGCGGGCTGCACCGCTTCGGCGTTCCGCCGGGCGAACCGGGTCTGGACTCCGGCGGCATGCTGGATGTCTTCGTAGAACCGTTCTCGCGCCGGGACTTTCCTGAATTCCCCACCGTGGCCGCCGAAATCGCCGCACACCGCCGGGTTACCGTGTTCACCGTGGTATGGAATCCGGACCCGGATCTGATCGGGCAGCATCTGGTCACCCCCAAGCGACACGCGACCGAACTGGTCGCGCTACCTGACTCCGATGTCTTCGTCGCCTCGTTCCCCCCGCCGCCGCGCCTGATCATCTTCGGCGCCAACGCCTTTGCCGCCGCGCTCACCGTGCAGGCCAAACTGCTCGGCTATCGCGTCACCGTCTGCGACTCCCGCGACACCTTCGCGACTGCCGAGGCCTTCCCGGGCGCGCATGTGGTGGTCGACTGGCCGCACCGGTACCTGAACACCCTCTCGGCGGCGGGCGAAATCGATAGCAGCACCGCGATTGTCGTGCTCGGCCACGATCCGAGATTCGAGATCCCGTTGCTCACCGTGGCACTGCGGCTACCCGAGCTGGGTTACCTCGCCGCGAACGGATCCTGGTCCGCGCACACCCGGCGCATCGAAGACCTGAAGGCAGGCGGCTTCGACGACGCGACGCTCGCCCGCCTGCACTCCCCGGCCGGCCTGGATATCGGGGCGCGGACCGCCCCCGAGGTCGCCGTCTCGATCGTCGCCGAACTGCTGGCCGCCCGGTCCGGTGGGACCGGGCGGCAGGTCGCCGTAGGTTCGGAAACCACACCGGAGGTCGGTGAGTTCTCCACCAAAGCCTCAGTGGCGCTTTAG
- a CDS encoding ABC transporter substrate-binding protein gives MTPVQRSSFGPNLNRRSLLRYSALAGAALGGASLLAACGDDSKDSSGGSVADGSKYGSVAIQLSWLKNIEFAGEYFADAKGYYKEAGFGSVNLIAGGAASTSVEAGLDTGKVWLGTSAPQTTAPAILEGLPAKIVATTYQKNPFCIVSSAAKPIKTPQDMKGRKIGVQDTNQLIFNALLTANGLKPGDVTIVPAQYDPTPLANGEVDGWVSYVTNEPITLSAKGFENTNFLFADYNLPLVAETLTVKQSTIDNERDKLKAFLIAEIKGWKDAVADPAESARLAVEVYGKDQKLDLAEQTKEATAQNGLVVSADSTANGLLTMTDQLIEQNIAALRNAKIDIKADQLFDLSVLREVYAENPGLK, from the coding sequence ATGACCCCCGTGCAACGCTCTTCGTTCGGGCCGAACCTGAACCGGCGATCCCTGCTTCGTTACTCCGCGCTGGCCGGCGCCGCACTAGGCGGTGCGAGCCTGTTGGCCGCGTGTGGCGATGATTCGAAAGACTCGTCGGGCGGCTCGGTGGCGGACGGATCCAAGTACGGTTCCGTCGCGATCCAGCTCTCCTGGCTGAAGAACATCGAATTCGCGGGCGAGTACTTCGCCGACGCCAAGGGCTATTACAAGGAGGCCGGATTCGGTTCGGTGAACCTGATCGCCGGCGGCGCCGCGAGCACCTCGGTGGAGGCGGGCCTGGACACCGGCAAGGTCTGGCTCGGCACCTCCGCGCCGCAGACCACCGCGCCCGCGATTCTGGAGGGCCTGCCCGCCAAGATCGTCGCCACCACCTACCAGAAGAACCCGTTCTGTATCGTCAGCTCCGCCGCCAAGCCGATCAAGACCCCGCAGGATATGAAGGGCCGCAAGATCGGTGTGCAGGACACCAACCAGCTGATCTTCAACGCGCTGCTGACCGCCAATGGCCTGAAGCCGGGCGATGTCACCATCGTGCCCGCGCAATACGATCCGACGCCGCTGGCCAACGGCGAGGTCGACGGCTGGGTCAGCTATGTGACCAATGAGCCGATCACCTTGTCCGCCAAGGGATTCGAGAATACGAACTTCCTCTTCGCCGACTACAACCTGCCGCTGGTGGCCGAGACCCTCACGGTCAAGCAGTCCACCATCGACAACGAGCGCGACAAGCTGAAGGCCTTCTTGATCGCCGAGATCAAGGGCTGGAAGGACGCGGTCGCGGATCCGGCCGAATCCGCCCGGCTTGCCGTCGAGGTCTACGGCAAGGACCAGAAGCTCGATCTGGCCGAGCAGACCAAGGAGGCGACCGCGCAGAACGGCCTCGTGGTCTCCGCGGATTCGACCGCCAACGGCCTGCTGACGATGACCGATCAGCTGATCGAGCAGAACATCGCCGCGCTGCGCAACGCCAAGATCGATATCAAGGCCGACCAGCTGTTCGACCTGTCGGTGTTGCGCGAGGTGTACGCGGAGAACCCCGGGCTGAAGTAG
- a CDS encoding ABC transporter permease codes for MLVIWYIFLKAFPQVGPRVGKTPSDVWKYLFNSSGAHAARQAIFDDLQITLRDAAIGFSLGMLAALVVAALFVTFSVVEQTFLPVAMLLRSVPLVALTPIIVLVFGRGLAGVTVLAAIVVFFPALVMIMAGLRNAPRQAMDLVAAYGGSRWTALRMVAVPAALPSVFAAARISVPGALIGALLGEWLGSGTGLGASLIRAIPTFQYNKLWASIVIVTIVSVLLYAIVGVVENLVLARFGPEAGRR; via the coding sequence ATGTTGGTGATCTGGTACATCTTCCTGAAGGCCTTCCCGCAGGTCGGGCCGCGCGTGGGCAAGACGCCGAGCGATGTGTGGAAGTACCTGTTCAACTCCTCGGGCGCGCACGCCGCGCGGCAGGCGATCTTCGACGATCTGCAGATCACCCTGCGCGATGCGGCGATCGGGTTCAGCCTCGGCATGCTGGCGGCGCTGGTCGTGGCCGCGCTGTTCGTCACGTTCTCGGTGGTCGAGCAGACGTTCCTGCCGGTCGCCATGCTGTTGCGGTCGGTGCCGCTGGTGGCGCTGACGCCGATCATCGTGCTGGTGTTCGGGCGCGGACTGGCCGGTGTGACGGTGCTGGCGGCGATCGTGGTGTTCTTCCCGGCGCTGGTGATGATCATGGCGGGGCTGCGCAACGCACCGCGGCAGGCGATGGATCTGGTGGCCGCGTACGGCGGCTCACGCTGGACCGCACTGCGCATGGTCGCCGTGCCCGCCGCGTTGCCCTCGGTCTTCGCCGCGGCGCGGATCTCGGTGCCCGGCGCGCTGATCGGCGCATTGCTGGGCGAGTGGCTCGGTAGCGGAACCGGTCTGGGCGCCAGTCTGATTCGGGCCATCCCGACGTTCCAATACAACAAACTGTGGGCCTCGATCGTGATCGTCACCATCGTCTCGGTACTGCTGTACGCGATCGTCGGCGTCGTCGAAAATCTGGTGCTCGCGCGATTCGGTCCCGAGGCAGGCCGCCGCTGA